In Nicotiana tabacum cultivar K326 chromosome 11, ASM71507v2, whole genome shotgun sequence, a single window of DNA contains:
- the LOC107799145 gene encoding acid phosphatase 1-like, giving the protein MRILRVVTFLVLFTLVTGHENLNSHMFPRPLIIEYPEPHHHQLKDEVQLQCTSWRFAVETNNLGPWKTIPEECGNYVRQYIEGGAYKMDIDRVSDEAGAYAKSRDLGADGKDVWVFDVDETLLSNLPYYSDHGHGLEVFDSVEFEKWVEKGMAPAIGSSLKLYQDVLSLGFKVFLLTGRGERHRGITVENLMNAGFRDWHKLILRGSDDHGKTATTFKSERRNEMVEEGFRILGNSGDQWSDLLGSSASNRSFKLPNPMYYIP; this is encoded by the exons ATGAGAATTTTGAGAGTTGTCACTTTCTTGGTGCTGTTTACTTTGGTCACTGGACATGAAAATCTCAATTCCCATATGTTTCCTAGGCCGTTGATTATCGAGTACCCTGAACCCCATCACCATCAGTTGAAGGATGAAGTTCAATTACAGTGTACTAGTTGGAGATTTGCTGTTGAAACTAACAATTTAGGTCCATGGAAGACGATCCCAGAGGAATGTGGTAATTACGTGAGGCAATACATTGAAGGCGGGGCTTATAAGATGGACATTGATAGGGTTTCAGATGAGGCTGGAGCTTATGCTAAAAGTCGTGATTTGGGAGCTGATGGAAAAGATGTGTGGGTTTTTGATGTGGATGAGACTTTGCTTTCTAATCTTCCCTATTATTCCGACCATGGTCACGG ATTGGAGGTTTTTGATAGTGTGGAATTCGAAAAATGGGTTGAGAAGGGAATGGCGCCAGCCATAGGTTCCAGTTTGAAGCTTTATCAAGATGTTctgagtctagggttcaaagTTTTCTTGCTGACTGGACGTGGCGAAAGACACAGAGGTATTACTGTAGAGAATTTGATGAATGCTGGATTTCGAGATTGGCACAAGCTCATTCTGAG GGGCTCGGACGACCATGGTAAAACAGCAACAACCTTTAAATCTGAGAGGAGAAATGAGATGGTAGAAGAGGGGTTCCGAATATTGGGCAATTCTGGAGACCAATGGAGTGATCTGCTGGGTTCCTCAGCGTCTAACCGCTCATTTAAGCTTCCAAACCCCATGTATTACATTCCCTAA
- the LOC107799144 gene encoding uncharacterized protein LOC107799144: MLPRWSKAISQFARVNSELGRHLCSFSCRDYSKVAAVAADPTEKIFNVNTEVNLNKMFWTKPHSLALAPDSPLRVEDPQYEGIKRFILKLLRFYSKQSKSIRGANVIYRRVIHQVDRPAIYDVFNLEKTFKTTFSLLVIHMWLCLRRLKQEGKEGVELGQYLYEIYNHDVELRVSKAGVNLLLTKWMKDLEKIFYGNIVAYDAAMLPEAKQDELENVIWRNVFSDDGTSTPDHAALLPLQALSRYVRREFNCMSLTDKEAIFSGNFMFTPLGSSKAGTV; this comes from the exons ATGTTGCCGAGATGGAGCAAGGCTATTTCCCAGTTTGCTAGGGTTAACTCAGAATTGGGAAGACATTTGTGTTCTTTCTCCTGTCGAGATTATTCCAAAGTTGCGGCGGTTGCAGCTGATCCTACTGAGAAAATCTTCAATGTCAATACCGAG GTAAATTTGAACAAGATGTTCTGGACTAAGCCTCATTCACTGGCATTAGCACCTGATTCACCATTAAGAGTTGAAGATCCACAATACGAGGGCATCAAGCGCTTTATACTTAAGCTGTTGCGGTTTTATAGTAAGCAAAGCAAGTCCATTCGAGGGGCAAATGTTATTTATCGCCGTGTTATTCACCAAGTTGATAGACCTGCTATTTATGACG TATTTAACTTGGAGAAAACATTTAAGACCACATTCTCGTTACTTGTTATCCATATGTGGCTTTGCTTACGACGCTTGAAACAGGAGGGTAAGGAAGGTGTTGAGTTGGGGCAGTATTTGTATGAGATTTATAATCATGATGTGGAGCTGAGAGTTTCTAAAGCTGGG GTTAACTTATTGTTGACTAAATGGATGAAGGATTTAGAGAAGATATTTTATGGCAACATTGTTGCCTATGATGCTGCTATGCTTCCTGAAGCTAAGCAGGATGAGTTGgaaaatgtaatttggag GAATGTCTTCTCTGATGATGGTACATCTACACCAGATCATGCCGCCTTGCTTCCTCTCCAG GCTTTGTCGAGGTATGTTCGCAGGGAATTCAACTGTATGTCATTGACAG ATAAAGAAGCTATATTTTCGGGAAACTTCATGTTCACCCCGTTGGGAAGCTCAAAAGCTGGTACTGTGTAA